A stretch of DNA from Pseudorca crassidens isolate mPseCra1 chromosome X, mPseCra1.hap1, whole genome shotgun sequence:
ttaaatatattCCAAATGTATTAGTCTCATACTAATTAGAAGTAGACAAAGTAATTGAGCAAGGGAAGTTAAATTGTTTTATAATGACCAACCAGGTAGAGATGTAATCTGGGGTTTTGAAATAACTCCCTGTCATTGagggttttgataaatgtatatggGTGACCTAAATGTGTAATTAAGCACTGAAAAACATTGAGTTTAATTTCTAGAGTAgctaaaaatactaaaaagaaaatagaaagctgGGGTCTCCACATTAGTAAACACTCCAGAGTGGAGAGGGTCTCATAAAATTTTGGTGcttaagagtttttgtttgtcAGAAGGttgtcagtttctttctcttcattccacccgccttttatttcttcttttgtttttttccttattacaTTCCTTCCTTCCTAGGAGGTGAGATGACATAGTGAgtgcctctctttttttttttctgcccactGTAATTATAGTCACCATCACCTTGTACTGAATGGAGATATAATCCACAATGGTCTTTCCACCTCCCGCCTCTGCTCTCTTTgtttccactctctctctctctcccacccctttgtctccacttttcttctctttctaaattGCAATTCAGCAATAAGTAGACTGGAAGGTCAGAATTAAGAAAGGTTGTCTTATGAAACCATTTTGGTTACATTTGTAAATTCCAGTATTAAGTGCTGTTGATTGctccttgtttgtttctttgttttgttttcttatttgtagaaagAAGTAAGTGGCTAGGGACATGTGTACTAGGTTGGCATTGGAATTGGGATTTTAAACATAAAAGATCTATTAATATTGTGATAATAATTCCAGTTAACAGTAATGCAAGACTACTATACCTGCATTGTGAGTcatattttaacttcttttagCTTCCAATATATGCATGCAGTTACTTCAGTAACACACTAAAAAAGTAGaagatacttcattttttttcgcTAGGGCCtccccaaaatttatattttgagcaACCCAGGAAAtaccacatacatacatacagacaaTTGCACATATGCAGTCATGCCTCAGGAAATGAAATCTTCAGTTCTCATTCTCCACATTAGCTTGTGTATTTCTATAAATGCATGCGAGAGGTTTCGCACAGTGAGTGACCCACTTATCTCTGTAAGCAATATATTACTCATAAGCACTTACTTAGAAGGTAAAGGTAGAAGCTAATGTACTAGCTTATATCTCTAAAATATGTTTCTGTTGTACCTGACGATATGGCAGTCATATATCTATGATTTCCTAAGATAGTCTTACTTTAACATACTTTGTCTTGCTGTCAGAACATgtgtacagttttttgtttgtttgtttgagaagTATGTTCATCGTATGTATTTTGGACCCAATTTTTCCACGAAGTGCAGGGGGAACAAGTAGGCAAAAATAAAGGCCTATCTGTTGCCACTGGCAACGCTAGAACTGTATCCTTCCCAGCTTTCACCATTCCCCAAAGGAGCCAGTGCCGGACTGGTATAACCACTAACAATTCGCTTGCAGCATTTGCCTACCTAACATGGCTTCACAAAGGGCCTTCCAACCCTCATGGACAAACCTTCATTTTGATGCTGGAAATTCTACTTTCCCACTAGAATTTTGGTGATGTTGCTTAAGGCTATGTCCCTATGTAAACATTCCAATATCCTTTTAAGCTTTGTCATTGCTATACATACTGTAGTGTAGATTGAATGATTAGTGTAGATTGCGAAGTCTTACAAGTTTTGGTTTTGACTAAAAGGGTATGAATAACTTAAAGACACTGTAGGGAGAAGCTGGAATCAGCATTAAAAGGGAGCAatacaaggagaaaaataaggtgGAAATAGAAAATGACTTATTGTTATTTGTTCACTCAGATAGTATTTTTTGCCAAACTGAAGACTTCTACATCTAGTCACAAATAAACCGGTGTTAATGAATGGTAGTAATTCTGCATATTATATTGGCTTGTTATTTGGATGttgttcatttttaatagatTAGCTAATTCCAggaaaattaactttatttttgtcaAGTGCCATTTTAGTtagctttaaatttttcattaggATTATAAATTTCACTTGATATGTTATATATcaaaaagtaaggtaaaatatttagaacactAACATTTATATATGAtcaatgtatatattttcctaaggttgtctgtttttttttttcattcttgcaGCAAACAGGACTTTGAGTCTACAGATGAGGTAAGTGCAAAAAGAGTTGAAAATCAAATATAGTTGATAACAAAGCAGATAACAAAGCAGATACTTGCAttaataatattgtttttaatttggtatttttattagACTGGAAACAGGTTAGTGAAAGAAATAATGATCCTTTTGCCTTTAAAATGATATAACCATTTATATCTTTGTAATGGCTTTAAAGGTGATAATTGTAAAAGTAATAATCATTCACACAAAAAATGTTTTATCAGCTGTCACCTTATGATTTAGCTTGTCTTTGCTTATGAGAACATTTAAAAGTTCATTGACTACATACTCTGttttacaaaactgaaatctACGTTAACTAATTAAATAGCAAATTTAGTTTTAATGTATTTCGAAAACTTGTATGTCCCATGCCAAATAGCCAGCAACttgaagtaaatattttcaagtatCAATTCtaaatattatgtatatacattttggtAATAGTTACTTTTAATGGAATAAGTCATCAAATAGAGAAAGAACTGATTTCAAAGCAGCAATCACAATGGCTTCTTTTATgttaattttcatctttatttccaaAGTATTGACGTACTGCATTTGTTACAATAATTCAGTAAGCCCTAAATTGTCTTTATGAAGTACTGAATTCAATTCAGCTTCTCACTTAAAATTTGTTGAAGCTTCTTAATGTTGCTGTGGCAACATCATAATCTTTCAAAAGTCACCACAGCTCTATGCAAATTCTCAGTaaacctttaattttattttatttactcaaattttcattatttaaaaaatcagcctTTAAAGTGTCATATCTACCACCCAACTAAACTTCCAGTTgttaaaaaatacatggaaataaaGTGGTAATGGGATTTAAGTGACTAcccttttgtttttaagttgctctttttaaaaaatagaaatgggaCATCTGATTGATTGCCCCAAACTTCCCCCTAAACTTCCTGTAATTCAGGGTTCTTTCCATGGCGTATGTAgtacaatgatttttttaaaaagtaagaactgATAATGCTAGAAGTAAAGTTTGTGGCAACTATTACCCAGAAAGTGAAGTAATCTTCTGATATCCATAAAAACACGTCCCTCTCTACAAAAGTCTGCTGACCCTCTGATTAAAACACTAAAATGTATCTGTTGAAAGATAAGCCTCTCTTTTCTTACAGTCAGAAGACACCGAATCGTTGATTCCTAAAGGATTGTCAGAATTTACAAAACAGCAAATTCGCTATATTCTGCAGGTGAGATGGGGTCAAGAGTGGCTGTGAAGGCAACACTAACAAACCACTAGCCCAGGATGTTTCCTTTAATTAAGGACAGAAAGTCCCAAATAAAATTCCTATTTCACAAGAGTTGATTGCATTTTGATTAAACAAGGGTTGCATTATAGTTTGGTCAGACTATCAAACACTAGTATTGAATGACTAGCATTCAGGAAATCATTATAGAAATATTCCGGGCTGTGGAATGCCCTTATTCTCTCCTCACTGCTGTAGCACAACCTGACTCTAACTTATAGGATTTGCCCTCCTCttctccattctactttctataCCTCCCTACCCTACCCCTGGCAGATGGAAAGGCCAATGACTTGATTTTCCTGAATTGTGGAATGCTAGAGACCACTGCAGCAGTAAATTCCCCTACACTGAAGGGAGAGACAGACCAAGACAGATCAAGATAGGTGCTAAAGAAATAAGGCTAAAATGAAGAGTACATGTGTTTGCAAGAAAGGATTCTAAAGATACTCTAGTTTTGTCTAGTGAGGCAAGTTTCTAAGTTTGATATTTGGTCTCAAATCTTTGTTGATCATCCAGATATTGGACCTGACATCTTATCTGTGaaacttaaatgaaatatttttagtgGCACACAGTCTGTATTATAAAGAGACAGTGGTATGGGGAACACATATGCTCTGCAGAACCTGAATCTTGGATACATCCTTGATATTATTTCTGGTGGCAGGATGTCCATCCAAAGTGCATTCAAGGCCTATTTCCTCAAAAAACTCTGAGAATGTTTGCATCTAAGTTCCTGAGAAAcattagtctgtagttttcttgtatttGCTTTGATTTTGGTGTCAGGATAATCTAGCATCATGAAATGAATTGGTaaatgtctcttccttttctgttttctggaagaaaatgtatAGACATAGTGTTAACTCTTCGTTAAACATTTGGTATAATCCTTCAGTGAAAATATCTGggcatggatatatatttttcagcagtttaaaaaaattctaaattcaaTTCCTTAGTAGTTACAGGTCTAGTCAAATGATCTGTTTCGTGTTGGGTGAGTTGTGGTAatctgtgtttttcaaggaagTAGTCAATTTCAACTAAATTATCAAATTTATATGTGCATAACTATTCAcagtattcccttattatccttttgatgtctGTGGGGTCTGTATTACTCTTCCCTATTTAACTCCTGACACTagtgatttgtgtcttctttctttttttgttgtcagtcttgttggaggtttatcaattttattgatttttttcaaagaactatattttagtttattgatctctattgttttcctgtttacacttccattgattttttttctcgtctgtattatttccttcctttgcttgcttttggtttattttgatcttctttgtctagtttctTGATATAGAAAGTTAGATTATTGATTTcacacattttctattttctaatgtaagcatttagtgctataaatatcCTCTCAGCATGGCTTTAGTTGTGTCCCACAAGTTAtgatatgtattttcattttctttcagttttatatatttttatttccctttagaCTTCTGCTTTGACTggtggattatttagaagtgtattgtttACTTTCTAAGTGTTTAGAGATTTTCCTATTGTCtttctgttattcatttctagtttgattccactGTGGGCAGAAAATATACTCCATATgagattaatttttttgaaatggCTAAGTTTGATAGTCAAGGATATGATCTATTTTGGTATATGTTCCATGGGTATATGAAAGGAATGTGCatctgttgttggatgaagtattCTATAAATGCTGATTAGATCCTTTGGTTGATGGTATTGTTGAATTATTGTATTATGTATTCTTGCTCATTTTCTTCTAAGCAGTACTATCAGTTGCCGAGAGAGGGGTATAAAAGTCTTCAGTTATATCTATgggtttgtctatttctcctttcagttctatcagtttttgtttgATACATTTTGTAGCTCTGTTGTctggtgcataaacatttaggattgctatgtcttccTGGTGGACTGACTCttattatgtaatgtccctctgtgttcctggtaattttctttgctctgaagttaTTTTTATCTAATATCAATAGCActcctttcttttgattaatgtttgcatggtatatcttttttcccaacttttaaatttcattatgtatattttaattttcattatctttgaaATGAATTTCTTATAGAAAACACATAGTGAGGTCATGTTTTTTCTTATCATTCTGTCAATCTGTCTTTTAACTGGTGTATTTAGACCAAgttgtaattattgatatgttagggCTAGATCTGCCattgtgttttctgtttgttctgttttttgtttctgttttctttgtcttgCTTTCATGTGGATTACTTGAATAtgttttagaattccattttgatttaccTCTATTGCTTCTGAGTGTATCACGTAGTATAGCTTTTTTAGGGGTTGCTCTAAGTATTACATTATATACCCATAACTTATCCCCGTGTATTGGTGTCAACATTTTATCAGTTTCAGTGAACTGCAGaaaattttgcttcttttatctttctttaacctccacatttataatttttaaaatatttcctctacagGCATTGAGAGCCACATCACacagtgttatatatatatatatatatattgcttcaatcttcaaatataatttagaaaattcaaaaggagaaggaaagcctactgtatttacctatatttttgcttattgtgttacttcttccttcttgatattccaaatttcttcttttatcattttctttttcttcagagaaCTTCCTTCAGCCATTTTTTTAAGGGTAGGTCTGCTAgtgaaaaattctttttcttttcctctgaaaatGTGATTTTCCCTTCATTCCTAAAGGTTGTTTTCATTGCATACAGAATTTGTAGTtgacaattcttttcattcatcactttaaaaatgtatgccacttccttctggcctctaTGATTTTTCATGAGAAATCGGCTGTCATTTGAATTGCTATTCCCAATAGTTAAggtttcttttgctgcttttaagattttaaatttatcttcagTTTTAAGAAGTTTGCCTCATATGTCCaggcatggatttctttgggtcTATCCTGTTTAGGGTTTGCTCAACTTCTtaaatctgtgtattttttttgctAATTTGGGGAAGTttacagccattatttcttcatatactttTTCAGCTcccccctctttcttttttccttctaggaTTCTGATGACATGAATGTTAGATATATGTCATACTCCCACTGGACACTGAGGctctgttcaatttttttccaACCTATTTTCTCTCTGATGTTCAGAACTCAGTATTTTCTATtgttctgtcttcaagttcactgattctttgctctatggtttcctttctgctttttagTCCATCtactgaggtttttgtttttgttttgctttttaattattgagttttcagttctaaaattttcatttagttaCTCTTTATagcttctgtttgttttctgagattttctgttttgttgctgagactttctattttttatttgttttaaatctttGCAATTTCTTgttgaaactttttttaatttggtgtgttttttaaattaatttttattagagtatcattgctttacaatgttgtgttagtttcttgctgtacagcaaagtgaatcagtcttacatacacatatatcccttcttttttagatttccttcccatttaggtcaccacagagcactgagtagagttccctgtgctacacagtaggctctcattcgttatctattttacacatagtagtgtatttatgtcagtcccaatctctcagttcatcccacccctcccttcccctcttggtaaccataagtttgttctctacatctgtgactctatttctactttgcaaataagttcttctctaccatttttctagattccacatataagtgatattatgtgatatttgtttttctctttttgacttacttcactctgtatgactgtttctagatccatccacgtctctgcaaatggcactattttgttcctttttatgactgagtaatattccattgtatatatgtgccacatcttctttatccattcctctgttgatggacatttagtcaCTTTGAAACCTTTTTAAAATGGCTGCCTTAAAATCCTTATCAGATAATTCTAACTTTTCTGATATCTTGATGTTGGCATGTATTAACCCTTTTTTCTTACCAAGTTGAGATTTCCTGGTTCTTAGAATAagtgacttttttaaaattgaaacctggacattttggGTACTGTTTTCTGACTTTGGATCTTATTCACATCTTCTGTTTTAGCAGACCTCCTCTGATACTGAGCAACAGGGGAAGTAGGGGCATGACTTGTTACTGCCACATGGGGGTGGAAGTCCAGGTTCCCCATTCTGCCTCTGTTGACACAGGTTGGGGGAGTAGCTCTTTGTTCTTCCTTGGCAGGTGTAGGAAGTGTGGCTCTCTACTAGGCTTCCACTGAAAACACCCTGGTTTGGATGGGGAGGTGTGTTGTGTTACTGTTCCCTTGTTGGCCTCTACTGACACTGCAATGTGAGTGGCCTCATTTCTGTTGGGCAATGATGAAAGTCTTGACACTTCACTAAGAATTCTCTGACATCACCCAAGCAGGGAGGTTGAGAGAGAGAGTCTACGTTCCCTTCTTGGCTTTTGATGGTTTAGGTGGGCGTAGAATAGAGTTGCAGgttttttctgtggtgtttggctgGAGTAGACTGGTTATTATCTAAATGCTATCTGCCTTGCTAGGCTGCCCTTTTCATGGTACTTTGGGTAGAAAGAGCAGGCTTTTCTAGGGACTTTTGTTGTCTGTATCCACTGGTGTTTCTTTGTTATTGGTTTGCCCAATACCACTcatatatgaagcaaaaagaaaacccaggaaatCACTTCCGTATTATTCCTTAGCTCCCAATGTTCTCAACCagacttcattcttcttttttaactttcagagtctttttatgtttgttttatacataaaGTGCAGGGGTTTTAGTTAGACTTAgcaggaaaaatagagaaaagtattTCTGCTCCATCTTTTCAGAAACAGAAGTTGCCTGTTTTCAAAACcacttttctttgaagaaatgagtTTAATCTAGTTAAAGGGTTTTTCTCCCTCTTTAAATTTTGAGACATTTCTATACTTCAAGGTTAAACTTAATTTGTATTAGATTCTTCTCAACTCAGGCAAAATCTATGCATTTGACAACACACTTAGGGAGATGCAATTTATTACTTGAAGGTTGACTGTCTCATCTTTTCTAATCtttaaatagagaagaaaagtaaatttaagaatttgATGATACATTTCTGTCATGAGAAAGATGATACTTTATCATGGAAAAAATAAGAGACCCTTGTTTTAATAGCATAGCTATGATCTCTTCAGGTACTCTTCAGGGATATTGCTTGGATTACTAATGCATGTTATTGACCAAATGCCCTGCATCACTATTCTAATATTGCCATATCAAAAATGAAACTGTTAATAAGTTTGCTTGtaggaatagaaaaaataagattattaTTACTTATACTGCCTATTTTTAAATGCTAGTAAAAATAAACCATCAATAATTTTCTTCCTCCAGATGAGGGGTATGTCTGATAAATCACTCCGGCTAGTGCTGTCCACATTCAGCAACATACGGGAGGAGCTTGGAAATCTTCAGAATGACTTGACAGtaacatttattttgatttttctttccaaatcttTTCTAGATCCTAGCTTCATAACATAGAAATCAAAGCATTCagtatacctttttaaaatttaatacaacACAACAACATTGTGCTCACCCAGATATAGTTATTTTCCTGAAATAGTTAATTGGGGTTGGGAGAGAGGAGTAAAGAATTATCCAATGTGAAAATGAAAGTTGGGTGAACACTTACTACTTAGTTTACCGCTAAGGTAATTTAATGCTTAAAACCAGGGAGTAGTTTGTAAAATTACAATAATCTGACTCTGATTCATAATTTCCCCTTTTCTGTAATAATAAAGCATACTTTGAATTTATTTGAATACTTGAAAACTTCTTTCTCTAAGAacttaacattttctattttaattggtGCTCTTCATGACATCAGTTAGATACATTCAGAATACTTTCCATACAATGAATAACTCCTTGGGGACTTTGGAGTGGGCTTTCTTGTTTCTGGGTTCTGATGAACACATTTAGACTCTTAATTTGAAAATTCACCACCTGCTGGGATTAACAAGGGTCTTTGTAGattgaagaaaaacattaaaataattcaaaaggtTCTGCTTCATTGTACTTACAATTAGTCAATTCATCAAAATGTCCATTGatgcaggtttttaaattttcaatccTTTGTATCCCATAGTTTGATTAACTTTTAAGAATTCCGTTTTATTAAACAATTACAAATGAAACAAGTGCTTATTTAAACCTTCCAATGTAAACAGGTCTTTGTATTACATAACTGTTGACAGGATTCTGTAATTCTGAGTCATAAATAATTTTGCTTCTAGTCACTGGAAAATGACAAGATAAGACTTGAGAAAGACTTGGCATTCAAAGAAACTCAAATAAAAGAGTATGAAGAACTCTTAGCATCAGTGAGAGCAAATAATCGCCAGCAGCAGGTAAGTTGACATTTTCTTTGATAATAAATTTGATAGTTTTTCATATGCACAATTACTAGCACATTGGAGTTATGAGATATAATCCAGAAAATTAAATATGATGGAACAATTTGTTCATATGGGAATTGAGTGGCTTTAGGTATTTCCAAATACTGAAGCCCTCTCAGAAAAATAGATAACCCCAAGTATTTTAGATATAAAGTATATACTATCCACAATTATCTGTTTTGTTGGGTGACAAAAATTGTATAAATATTGAAAATCTAAGTTCACTCGTTCATTTAATCTACTAATGTGtcaataaaaaagtttttgtAGATCTTAACACATGTTTGTGcaatgaataactgaatgaatgaactctaGAAGATTTCTCCAGATACCTGAGCAGAGAGGATTCTTAGGAAATCGTAATGAGTCTCTGAGGCCAGTCCATTCTTAAAATTCATTCCCATGACAGTCCCAAATTTGGCTGAGTTTTCATTTGTCACATAATCAGGCATATGGTCATTTTGGTGCCTACTAAAAGGCAGGTTACGGTATTGTCAAAAAGCAGCAAGAGTCAGGTTGCTAGATTGGTACACTGAAAATTCATCTGATCTTGATTCCTTCTCACTCAAGATAGGCAAGTGAGGGTAATGATGTCTTTCATAGCTGATTtaacttacctttttttttttttttttgcggtacacgggcctctcactgttgtggcctctcccgttgcggagcacaggctccagacgcgcaggctcagtggccatgtctcacgggcctaaccgctccacggcatgtgggatcttcccggactgggacatgaacccgagtcccctgcatcggcaggtggactctcaaccactgcgccaccagggaagcccttaacttacCTTTTAAGgttaaatatataagaaaactgGGCAtggaaaaatatcaatatttgcttTGTTTCATTGAATTAATCAACTAAAAGCACTCTCTCCCAAAAAGTAGAATCCATTTGTCTTATTTACTGTGTCTTTACAGCAAGGACTTCAAGACTCAACCTCAAAATGCCAAGCATTGGAAGAAAACAATCTTTCTCTTCGGCATACACTATCAGACATAGAATATAAACTAAAAGAACTGGAATACTGTAAGCGTAATTTAGAGCAAGAGAATAAAAATCTTAGAGTGCAGGtattcaaattttgttttaaatgtgtgTTATTGTCTTAGTTATATGGTTGTAATCCTAGCattggctatatatatatatatatatatatatatatatatatatatatatatatatatatatatacatatatccaattcATCTCGAGAAAATATGTAGACTGCTTTCTGATGATCTCACATGCAGTTAGGTCTTAACTCACTGCCATCTGAGCTGTATAATGCAGTTCCTAAAAATCACTCTCATTATTTCAATGTCTTGTTTAATCAAGTGGTTTTCATCTATTAATGTCTTGTAATATAATATGTGTTTCCTTCATAACAGTCTaactacagaaatttattttgtcttgtgTAGCTCTCAGAGACTTGCACAGGCCCGATGCTGCAGGCTAAAATGGCTGAGATTGGCAACCATTACATGGAGATGGTAAAAAGCTTAAGAATGGAGAAAGATAGAGAGATCTGCAAACTAAGGGTATGTAGATCCTACACTGCATAAATACACAGTTCAGCACAAACTTTCTAATAAGATAATGATAGTCTCAAGTTTAATGCTACAAAGAAAAATCAACCAAAGGTAGAGTTTTAGGAGTATGCCATAGAACCATTTCTTTAAATACATATCACTATGTAGGGAATATTGTTAAATTGTCTTGTAATTTAGCTTCATCTTTTCTAGGAAAGCAAAAGAAGACCTTAAGTGCAGGgttgttgatttttaatttctatttatttatttatggtgacAGGGGAACACTTTATGATCTTGCCTAAAGCTTGCTCTATGCAGCCAAGCAACTTTCAAGATTATCCAGTGAAGCCGCATTTGACTTCATAAATATCCTCACTTGATTTTGAAGGATGATAGCTAGCAAGAGTTTTGTCAAGCACATGGATAAGAACTGTTGAATTATATACCTGTAATTGGCATCAAAATTAAGGTGATATTTGTGAGAATAAATATACATTGCCTTATTTTGTCATTCTAGGTCAAATTGACTAACCCTTAATTTACTGATTCCTAATTGTAGTTATATaaactcaaatattttaatagaaaaactgACCACAGTTTTTTCTCTCCAAATATAATGTACAGTCTTTaccaaaaatcaaaatgaaacaaaatagaatttgTTCAAAAGTCTGCTGATGTTTCTTGCAGATGTCCTCCACTGGTTTATTTTCCATCTGAACGTTACTAATAACACTTTAACCTAAACAGCCATCTGTGCACACATAATGCAGTAAAAAGGGAAATGGACAGGATTTGCAGTCAGAAGACTTGTCATAGAGTTGCAGCTATGTTGCTTAGTAGCTGTTGTGCCTTCGTGTCTCTGGATCTCATttacctgttttgtaaataaagattaTAATAATACTTATCTCggagggctgctgtgaggactgAGATGAGTCATGCAGGAGGAATATGTTGTGAACTGCAAATTATGATATAATATTTGTTATTGAGTTTTCCTTAATTAGTATTTGAAGGAATATAAAGTACCTGTTTTCTTAGCTTTATTTTAATTCTTGTTGCCTAGGACTTTTACTTAAGTAATGCTTAAGCCTAAATAGTAaagtcaccttttaaaaatgagaaatttattggacttccctggtggtccagtgataaagaatccaccttacaatgcaggggactcgggttcgattcctggtcagggaactaagatcccacataccatggggcagctagagcccacatgctataactactgagctcgtgcacctcaactagagagcccacgttgccacaaactacagagcccatgtgctctggaacctgcgcgccacaactagagaagagaaaccccacatgccacaattaggTAGaagcctcaatgaagatcccatgtactgcaactaagatccgacacagccaaaaataaacaataaatcttaaaaaagtgAGAAATTCCTAATTGGCATTTCAGTTCACATATTACATTCATAAAgctctttaaatgtttataaCTATTGGTATTTTGCTCTTCATTTCATAACTAGCTGTATGACTTtatgtcacttaacctctctggaactcAGTTACCCATTTTGTTAATGAGAATTATAATAATTCTTAGTTCTTTTTAAATCCTTAGACTCAATTAAATCAGTACCAAAAAGATGTttcaagaagagaaggaagttgCAGTGACTTCCAATTCAAGATTCATGAA
This window harbors:
- the POF1B gene encoding protein POF1B isoform X6, which codes for MRGMSDKSLRLVLSTFSNIREELGNLQNDLTSLENDKIRLEKDLAFKETQIKEYEELLASVRANNRQQQQGLQDSTSKCQALEENNLSLRHTLSDIEYKLKELEYCKRNLEQENKNLRVQLSETCTGPMLQAKMAEIGNHYMEMVKSLRMEKDREICKLRTQLNQYQKDVSRREGSCSDFQFKIHELTSLLEEKDSLIKHQSEELSKLRQEIYSSHNQPSSGGRTTITTRKYRSQYPILGLLYDDYEYIPPGSDTQTIVIEKIEDKWTCP